A stretch of DNA from Calditrichota bacterium:
ACGCTGGTTTTTTGAGGGTATTGCACAATATTTCGCCGAAACATGGACGCCATTTCGTGGTGATCTTTACATGAAAGAAGCCGTTTTAAATGGTCGTTTTTCTTATAACTCGCTACTAAGCCTGGAAAATGGCCGCCTGCTTTATGCATCCGGGCACGCGTATATTCGCTATCTGGCAGATCAGTTTGGCGATTCGTCTTTGATTAAACTTATGGCTTATGAAAAAGATGGTCTCTTTTACAATTTTGATGATGCTTTTGAAAGTGTGTATGGAAAAACCCCTGCATCACTTTTTCCCTATTTTGCCAGGCATATGATTATTTACTATGGCAATAAGGCAGCTGATTATCCGGTTCTTGATTTTACAAATACATTGCCTTCATTTGGCTTTCGTGATTTACAAATTTTACCGCTGAGTGATGCTGATTCAACCTACCTTGTTTCAACTATCAAAGAATCCAACCATCTTTTTATAACAGCTTTTATTGTAAAGATTGAAAATGGAAACCAGACTATTCTGAGCACAATCAGTAACAATGTCAATACAAAACTTATTGTTAGCCCGGACAATAATTTTATTGCTTATGGTAGACGGAATCTCGGAGCAAAATTTAATCAGACCACATTGAATTACGAGTGGTTTGTTTATGACAGAAAAACAGCCTTAACTTTTGAAGCAACGGACAATGTTCGTGCAATTAATGCATCCTTCACGAACAAAAACGAACTGGTTCTATCTGTTGCGGAAGCAGGTGAAACGATCTTGACAAAGATTCCCAACCCGCATTTAGACAATTTTCAATATCCCCCGCAACAAATTTTTAAAACGCCAATGCCCATTGGCAAAGTAATTGGTTTGGAAGACGGCTCGATACTTTTCGAAGCGCAGGCAAAAAGCTCTCAACGGGATTTATACATTTGGAAAAATGGAAAAACCAATAAAATAACGGCAGATTCGCCTGAAAACAGAAATGCAATTGTAATTAATGAAGACCTTATCGCATTTAACCAGATGATCGACAACAACCCTGCCATTGCTATTATGGATAGAAATAGTGGAAAGATTAGCACTAAGATTAATCAACAATTCCCGCTTTGGCTGCACAGTTTTGACAAGCGAAAAAATGAAATAATTACCATACACAAAGATGCCGGATCTAATACAATTTTTGCAGCACTACAAGTAGACTCGCTATTAAAAATGGAAATTGGCCCTGAGAAAAAAGAAAGCCTAAAAAAATATTCAAGCTGGACAAAAAAACAAGCTGTTGCAGACTCCATCGAAGGAAATGGTGAGGCAATATTGAGACATAAGAAAATTGAAGAATTCCCATTTCCACAAGGCCAATTGATAAACATGCAAACTATTCCTCTCCCCATTTATGATGAAAAATCTGGCGCAGGGCTTTTTGTTTCCTCCGTTTGGCTTGAATCGATGCAAAGACAAATATTAGCTGCTACAGGTCTTTTTTATTTTGACAATTGGGATGACTCTTTTCTATCCGCCATACATTCCATAAAATTTTTCGATCTCAATTTTACCACGGCATACTATCATGGACCGGGTTTTATTACTCGAATTGATGGCCATTACAAACAACTTGTTCACGATTATGGTGTTTTTGACGTGGAAATGAAACGCTTCATAAATGGAAATCCGCGGCTGGCATATGCTTTAAACCTCTCATATTCAACCGATCAGTTTTCGAAAGTTCCAACCGTAAATTCCGTCTCTCATCATGGCCCTTCAATTAAAATTGGAATGGGCTATAATTTACCGGCAAAGCTTCCATTTATCTTTCCTAAACGTCAAATATGGGGTTCTGTGAATTATTATAAATCTGCCAGAAAAGATTTGGATTTTTCAGTGTTACAAGCCGTTGGCCGCGTCGGATCAAACCTTTTCATGGAAAATATTGGAATTGTGAGCCGTTTCAATTTTACTAAAACTGATGGCGATGTTCCTTCCTCTGCACAGACCGGGATCGACCAGGATTATTCATATAATATTCCCAGAGATTTTAGGAATTCAAAAGCCATCCGCGGGGTCAAAAAAAATATTTTAGGAGATGAACTTCTTTGGTCTTCCACCGAACTTTCCTATGTTCTTGCTCAGAACACGCCTGCTAAAATTTTAATAATTCCTGTTAAAGAAGTTGCAATAACCGCTTTTATTGACGCCGCACAAATTAAGAATACTACATTAAATACATCGAACGATGTTTATAGTTTTGGTGGTGAGTTTTCCTTTGGTGAGAGTTTCTTGCGTTTTGCCGGCGGTTATGCACAGGGATATTTAGATAATAAAAAACTGAATGGTACATTTTATGGCCGGATTAATTTGATTATCAACGAGTTGTATTAGTGGTGGACTAAGGGCAAAAAATTTTATAGCTTTGGGGTCAGGTATTGTGATTCTATTTTTCTTTTCACTATTTAAATATAAGGTTTCTCATGAAAGCGCTCATCCTTGTTGATATCCAAAATGATTTTATACCGGGCGGAGCTTTAGCCGTAAATGATGGTGACGCCATAGTGCCAATCGTAAATAAACTACAAAATAGTTTTGATTTTATTGTTGCAACTCAGGATTGGCATCCGGCAAATCACGGGAGTTTTGCGGAAAACCATGAAGACAGTGAGGTTGGTGAAGTAATTGAGTTAAACGGTCTGCAACAAATTTTATGGCCTGTACACTGTGTACAAAAAAGTGATGGTGCTAAATTTCACCGCGAATTAAATCTAAAAAAAGTGATTAAGTTTTTTCAAAAAGGTACTAATCCGGAGATTGACAGTTATAGC
This window harbors:
- the pncA gene encoding bifunctional nicotinamidase/pyrazinamidase, with product MKALILVDIQNDFIPGGALAVNDGDAIVPIVNKLQNSFDFIVATQDWHPANHGSFAENHEDSEVGEVIELNGLQQILWPVHCVQKSDGAKFHRELNLKKVIKFFQKGTNPEIDSYSGFYDNGHRKSTGLADYLKENNISDVYICGLATDYCVKFTALDAKAEGFKTFVIEDACRGVELNTGDVQKALEEMKNDGCIIVNSEMI